The genomic interval CAAGACCAAGACCAATCTTGATCCCAATAGGAAGGTTACTAAAATGTTTTGTCACTTCTTTGAGCATCGATTTTCAAACTTACGAACTTAGAAATTCATACCACTTATCAAGGCTATAATCGTAGTTATTCATCACGGTATTCCAAACTGCTATATTGCTAAATCGCTTTATATAACTACCACCATCACGAATACTACCTTTCTTTACTGAGATACGACCATCAGTTCCTTTGAAGTCTTCTGTGGCGACGTCACCATGATACCAGTAGGCCCACTCATTCTTTGGTAGCAATTCTTCTGATCGATCAGGGTTGGATATATAGTATCCTTGACGAGCAATAAAAGCTCCGGGCCAACCGGACAACCACCAATTCATGTATTCGTAGGCTGCATCTTTCTCGTAGCCTTCGGTGCGAGACGATAGACACATCACACCATGCCAGGCTCTAAAACCCTCTTTGGGAGCCGCATAGGTTACCGGAACTCCGCGCCCATTAGCTGCAGATACGCCAGGAGAAAACATGCTTTCAATATAGACTCTTTTTTGGGTCATAAAATTTACAGATTCTGGCACAGAGTTCCAAAAGCCTGCAAAATGACCTTGCCTCTTATACTCAATTAGAATCTCGAAAAGCTGATCGATCTCTTTGACTGTCATATTACCTATATCTTTGAATTGAACCAAGCCTCGAGCTTGAGCAGCCAGAGCAGCATCGAAGATGCCAATAGTGGGAGCGTTAACAAGACCCACTTTTCCACGATAGCTAGGATCAAGGAGCCAGGACCAACTTTCAGTTTGATAGGGAATTCCCTGAGGAATATAATTCGTGTTATATCCAAAGGAGTCAACATTGTGAACGTATGGCAAAAAACTGATACTATTGCTTTCCACCGAACTTAAAGAGCGGTCAGGCTGCACATAAAGAAGCTTGTAGGGAGCATCGCCCTTACCAAGTTTTGCATCTGGTGCGATGCGTCCCTCCTTAGCGAGAGGATTAATTTCTGGCCAGTACTGAATCCTCTCCCGGTCAATCGATTGAATCGCCTTCGCCTGCCATAGAATATTGATACTATCAGACCACTGTTCGTAAAGATCGAACGATTCAGGATAGGCAGAGGCTTTTTGTAAGACTGCAGCGCTACCCATAGGCTCGAAGACAAGGTTGATACCAAGCTCTGTCATCGCCCGGTGGCGTATTTCTTCTTGAAGGGTGACATGAGTCCCAAGGATACGAAGTGTCGTAGTTCGCTTGGCAAATGCCATTGGACTGCTCTTGGCCACAGCTAAAGCCATAATCCCCTGCGAGCCCGATTTCACAACATCCCGGCGTGTCATGGGTTTTTTGGACATAATATTTCCCCTAAGTACTCCTCGATCCTGTCTTCGGAGCCTTTAGAGGCATAATAAAACTACTTTTAGGTGGATCTAGCTGACCCCACGGTCTAAGTCGCTTGTTAAGGCCTCCCCCCAAAAAAATAGAATAATTTCAAATATATACCGATTGAGCTCGGTTCGATCTCTGAATTGCCTGGCAAAGCCCGATGGGGACAGCCTTGAGTTCCATCAACCCTAGTCTAGGGAACGAAAGCGCTTCATACTTAGCTCCATAAGAGACGAAGGTAGAGGTTTTAACTGCCCAGTTTTCTTACATGATACTAGCCAAGACACCAGAAGATGGTAGTCATGGACCTGAAGCTTTCCAAAGTACCAATTTTGATTATTTGTCGTTATGGAAATCACATTAGGCAGATCGCAGGGACCAAGACACTCCGAAATACTCAGGTGAAACCAACGGAATAGACGATGCTTGATCCATTCCTTCCTCAGATAGGTTAGTGGCACCTCTGGGTTTCCATCTTTGACTTGACCACAGCAGCACCCTTGGCAAATGATCACATGCCCGAGCGCTTGGAACTTAGTCTCTAGCATAGGACCAGACGCCTTCACTCGCTACTTTCCGAAAAAGGAAGGCCACTATCAAACCAAGGCTAAGCCATAGAATCAAATTCGCCCCGTAGGTAGCTGCAACATAATTCTTCCAAAGAGTTTCAGGAGCCGTCCCCCCCTGAACTCGGGGATGTGGAGCCCCAAAAACATGCGGCAAGATGAGAAAACCTACCATGGAAAAGCGAATCGTCCAGTGTTTGCCAAAGTACAAGCAGATCATTCCTGAGAAGCTCGATGCAGCTGTCAGTAACCACCAAAGCTGGCGATCTTCAAGATCAGCTGCCAGCATACCTGGAAGCTCAGGAGGAAGACCGATAGCAGGAGCCACGAAAAATGCAAGATATCCAAGGAGCCCCCATAACATTCCTACCCTCATAGAAAGTTTAGGAATAAACAAGAAAATGCCACATAATAAAAAAGACCAGGCAGTTGCAAGAACGACATTCGAGACCCAAGTAAAAAATAGCCTTTGAGCCCCTTGGCTGGGCTTCCATTCAGAGGGATCATGGTGATTGGCACCCTCTTCCACACCGTCGGGGTTCAATAGATGCTGGTGAGCTACGTGACCTTCAACAGTATCAGGATCATCGTAGGAGACAATGTCACCGCCTTCGAACAATTCAGCTTGGGCGATTAAAGGCACTACTCGATAATTCTGGACAAGACTATATAGGCTCCCACCCATAATGCCAGAAAGAAAAGCCACGATAAAAATTTTAGACACTTAGAATCTCCTAGTGACAAGGGAACGCTGCTGCATGCCGTGTGTCATGAGCTGCATTATGAGCCTCGATGGGCGCCGAAAATCCAACCGCCAGCATGATTGCTAAACCCATTGCGAAACAGATTGTGGCTAAAAGTACTTGAGTGGACACACTTTGGGATTGAGTGCTGACAACACGAGCCATGGCAAGCCTCCTTGCAAATCAATGATATTCAATTGTCCGGGGAATGTCTCAACACAATAAGATACCTCCTCGGGCTTATTTCACCTGACTTTGGGATCTGGCTCACCCTAACGGGCTCACAGTTGCGGGACAGCGACGGATTTACACCGTACTTCACCAAAGCCATGAATAATGACGAGGCACGTTATCAAATTTGGAGCTTGTCATCTACTAGGCAATTAGGCAGGTAGAATCATGGGTGAAATAGACTAGGTCACCCTAGCCTTAGCTGGCTTGCTTCTCGTTGCTAACTTTGTGTTCAAAGTACTTTTCAATAGCGGTAGCAAACTCTGCCGAGATCTCTTCTGAGGAGGCACTACCATTTTTTATTTTTAATATCGCTCGCTTAATGGCCTTTTGCAGAATCTTCTTGTCGTCCATGGAGTCGCACCTGATTGAGTTGTCGTCGATAGGGATATTATAGCGGAGTCATGAGACAAGGCCAAGACACGAGACCTTGGATCCTCGGGATAAGCTAAGAAGAATTGTCGATATTGATAAGTTATGCCTCTTGTCCGATATAGTACACTA from Pseudobacteriovorax antillogorgiicola carries:
- a CDS encoding ABC transporter substrate-binding protein yields the protein MSKKPMTRRDVVKSGSQGIMALAVAKSSPMAFAKRTTTLRILGTHVTLQEEIRHRAMTELGINLVFEPMGSAAVLQKASAYPESFDLYEQWSDSINILWQAKAIQSIDRERIQYWPEINPLAKEGRIAPDAKLGKGDAPYKLLYVQPDRSLSSVESNSISFLPYVHNVDSFGYNTNYIPQGIPYQTESWSWLLDPSYRGKVGLVNAPTIGIFDAALAAQARGLVQFKDIGNMTVKEIDQLFEILIEYKRQGHFAGFWNSVPESVNFMTQKRVYIESMFSPGVSAANGRGVPVTYAAPKEGFRAWHGVMCLSSRTEGYEKDAAYEYMNWWLSGWPGAFIARQGYYISNPDRSEELLPKNEWAYWYHGDVATEDFKGTDGRISVKKGSIRDGGSYIKRFSNIAVWNTVMNNYDYSLDKWYEFLSS
- a CDS encoding (2Fe-2S) ferredoxin domain-containing protein is translated as MLETKFQALGHVIICQGCCCGQVKDGNPEVPLTYLRKEWIKHRLFRWFHLSISECLGPCDLPNVISITTNNQNWYFGKLQVHDYHLLVSWLVSCKKTGQLKPLPSSLMELSMKRFRSLD
- a CDS encoding CbtA family protein, whose product is MSKIFIVAFLSGIMGGSLYSLVQNYRVVPLIAQAELFEGGDIVSYDDPDTVEGHVAHQHLLNPDGVEEGANHHDPSEWKPSQGAQRLFFTWVSNVVLATAWSFLLCGIFLFIPKLSMRVGMLWGLLGYLAFFVAPAIGLPPELPGMLAADLEDRQLWWLLTAASSFSGMICLYFGKHWTIRFSMVGFLILPHVFGAPHPRVQGGTAPETLWKNYVAATYGANLILWLSLGLIVAFLFRKVASEGVWSYARD
- a CDS encoding CbtB domain-containing protein — protein: MARVVSTQSQSVSTQVLLATICFAMGLAIMLAVGFSAPIEAHNAAHDTRHAAAFPCH